A single window of Streptomyces aquilus DNA harbors:
- a CDS encoding ATP-binding cassette domain-containing protein: MARKTDPQPAAPHVADSHDLIRVHGARENNLKDVSIEIPKRRLTVFTGVSGSGKSSLVFDTIAAESQRLINETYSAFVQGFMPTLARPEVDVLDGLTTAISVDQSRMGADPRSTVGTATDANAMLRILFSRLGKPHIGPPSAYSFNVASVSAQGGLTVDRGSEKTKTEKVTFNRTGGMCTRCEGRGTVTDIDLAQLFDDSKSLNEDPFTIPTYTGDGWVVRVIRESGFFDPDKPIRKYTKKERHDFLYREPVKVKINGVNLTYEGLIPKLQKSMLSKDPEAMQPHIRAFVERAVTFAVCPECDGTRLTEGARSSKIEGISIADACAMEIRDLADWARALDEPSVAPLLTALQHTLDSFVEIGLGYLALDRPAGTLSGGEAQRVKMIRHLGSSLTDVTYVFDEPTAGLHPHDIQRMNDLLLRLRDKGNTVLVVEHKPEMIAIADHVVDLGPGAGVAGGAVCYEGTLEGLRASGTITGRHLDDRATVKENVRKPTGALEIRGATANNLQGVDVDIPLGVLTVITGVAGSGKSSLVHGSVPLDAGVVSVDQSPIKGSRRSNPATYTGLLDPIRKAFAKVNGVKPALFSANSEGACPTCNGAGVVYTDLGMMAGVSTTCEDCDGKRFDASVLEYRLGGRDISEVLGMSVTDAEEFFGSGEAHTPAAHRILERLVDVGLGYLTIGQPLTTLSGGERQRLKLATHMGDKGGVYVLDEPTTGLHLADVEQLLGLLDRLVDSGKSVIVVEHHQAVMAHADWIIDLGPGAGHDGGRIVFEGTPADLVAARSTLTGEHLADYVGA, encoded by the coding sequence ATGGCCAGGAAGACGGACCCGCAGCCCGCCGCGCCGCACGTTGCCGACAGCCACGATCTGATCCGCGTGCACGGGGCGCGCGAGAACAATCTGAAGGACGTCAGCATCGAGATCCCCAAGCGCCGGCTGACGGTGTTCACCGGGGTGTCCGGCTCCGGCAAGAGCTCGCTCGTCTTCGACACCATCGCCGCGGAGTCGCAGCGGCTGATCAACGAGACGTACAGCGCCTTCGTGCAGGGGTTCATGCCGACGCTGGCCCGTCCCGAGGTGGACGTCCTCGACGGTCTGACGACCGCGATCAGCGTGGACCAGAGCCGGATGGGCGCCGACCCGCGCTCGACCGTCGGCACCGCCACGGACGCCAACGCGATGCTGCGCATCCTGTTCAGCCGGCTCGGCAAGCCGCACATCGGCCCGCCGAGCGCGTACTCGTTCAATGTCGCCTCGGTCTCTGCGCAGGGCGGCCTCACCGTGGACCGGGGCAGCGAGAAGACCAAGACCGAGAAGGTCACCTTCAACCGCACCGGCGGCATGTGCACCCGCTGCGAGGGCCGCGGCACGGTCACCGACATCGACCTCGCCCAGCTCTTCGACGACTCCAAGTCGCTCAACGAGGACCCGTTCACCATCCCCACCTACACCGGGGACGGCTGGGTGGTGCGGGTCATCAGGGAGTCCGGCTTCTTCGACCCGGACAAACCGATCCGCAAGTACACCAAGAAGGAGCGGCACGACTTCCTGTACCGCGAGCCGGTCAAGGTCAAGATCAACGGCGTCAACCTCACCTACGAGGGCCTGATCCCGAAGCTCCAGAAGTCGATGCTGTCCAAGGACCCCGAGGCGATGCAGCCGCACATCCGGGCGTTCGTGGAGCGCGCCGTCACGTTCGCCGTGTGTCCCGAGTGCGACGGCACCCGCCTGACCGAGGGCGCCCGCTCCTCGAAGATCGAGGGAATCAGCATCGCCGACGCCTGTGCGATGGAGATCCGGGACCTGGCCGACTGGGCCCGCGCCCTCGACGAGCCCTCCGTGGCCCCGCTCCTCACCGCGCTCCAGCACACCCTCGACTCGTTCGTCGAGATCGGCCTCGGCTATCTCGCCCTCGACCGGCCGGCCGGCACACTGTCGGGCGGTGAGGCGCAGCGCGTGAAGATGATCCGCCACCTCGGCTCCTCGCTCACCGACGTCACCTACGTCTTCGACGAGCCGACGGCGGGGCTGCACCCGCACGACATCCAGCGGATGAACGACCTGCTGCTGCGCCTGCGCGACAAGGGCAACACCGTGCTCGTCGTGGAGCACAAGCCCGAGATGATCGCGATCGCCGACCATGTGGTGGACCTCGGTCCCGGCGCCGGCGTCGCGGGCGGCGCCGTCTGCTACGAGGGCACCCTGGAAGGGCTGCGGGCCTCCGGCACCATCACCGGCCGGCATCTCGACGACCGGGCCACCGTCAAGGAGAACGTGCGCAAGCCCACCGGCGCGCTGGAGATCCGGGGCGCGACCGCGAACAACCTCCAGGGCGTCGACGTCGACATCCCGCTCGGCGTCCTCACCGTCATCACCGGCGTCGCCGGGTCCGGCAAGAGCTCGCTGGTGCACGGCTCGGTCCCGCTCGACGCGGGCGTCGTGTCGGTGGACCAGAGCCCGATCAAGGGCTCGCGACGCAGCAACCCGGCCACCTACACCGGTTTGCTCGACCCGATCCGCAAGGCCTTCGCCAAGGTCAACGGCGTCAAGCCGGCCCTGTTCAGCGCCAACTCCGAGGGCGCATGCCCCACCTGCAACGGCGCCGGCGTCGTCTACACCGACCTCGGGATGATGGCCGGTGTCTCCACCACCTGCGAGGACTGCGACGGCAAGCGGTTCGACGCCTCGGTCCTGGAGTACCGGCTCGGTGGCCGGGACATCAGCGAGGTGCTGGGGATGTCGGTGACGGACGCGGAGGAGTTCTTCGGCTCCGGCGAGGCGCACACCCCGGCCGCGCACAGGATCCTGGAGCGGCTCGTCGACGTCGGCCTCGGCTATCTCACCATCGGCCAGCCGCTGACCACGCTGTCCGGCGGTGAGCGGCAGCGCCTGAAGCTGGCCACGCACATGGGCGACAAGGGTGGCGTCTACGTCCTCGACGAGCCGACGACCGGTCTGCACCTGGCCGACGTCGAGCAACTGCTGGGTCTGCTCGACCGGTTGGTGGACTCCGGCAAGTCCGTCATCGTCGTCGAGCACCACCAGGCCGTCATGGCCCACGCCGACTGGATCATAGACCTCGGCCCGGGGGCGGGCCACGACGGCGGCCGGATCGTCTTCGAGGGCACCCCGGCCGACCTGGTCGCCGCCCGCTCCACGCTCACCGGCGAGCACCTCGCGGACTACGTGGGCGCCTGA
- a CDS encoding PadR family transcriptional regulator: MTQAAFFVLTALADEPRHGYGILREVEELSDGTVQLRVGTLYGVLDRLTADGLIVLDREEVQQGRLRRYYRLTDEGMRALDAEAERMAAGASAAKQRIAEGRKAGGTPPVTGPGLAGGLA, from the coding sequence ATGACACAGGCGGCGTTCTTCGTCCTGACCGCCCTGGCCGACGAGCCGCGACACGGGTACGGCATCCTGCGCGAGGTCGAGGAACTGTCCGACGGCACGGTCCAGCTGCGCGTCGGCACGCTGTACGGCGTACTCGACCGGCTCACCGCGGACGGACTGATCGTCCTGGACCGTGAGGAGGTGCAGCAGGGCCGGCTCCGGCGCTACTACCGCCTCACCGACGAGGGGATGCGGGCCCTCGACGCCGAGGCGGAGCGGATGGCCGCGGGCGCCAGCGCCGCCAAGCAGCGCATCGCCGAGGGCCGCAAGGCCGGCGGCACCCCGCCCGTCACCGGACCCGGACTCGCGGGAGGCCTCGCATGA
- a CDS encoding lamin tail domain-containing protein — MRIRLAATTAAAATAAGTLIALTAVPAQATEYTSALKIRGVQYDAPGRDSNNCATGNTDEEYVTIKNYSSTKTVNLKGYWVEDAAGNHFEFTANHYLQPGDYVKLRGGHGTDSDAKNVVYRDNCNFLWNNDKDTIYLFKPAGSRADVHSYTKSGSDPDGNGYIKFHS; from the coding sequence ATGCGGATACGTCTGGCCGCCACCACGGCCGCTGCCGCCACCGCCGCCGGGACGCTCATAGCGCTCACCGCCGTGCCCGCGCAGGCCACCGAGTACACGTCCGCGCTGAAGATCCGCGGCGTCCAGTACGACGCGCCCGGCCGTGACTCCAACAACTGCGCCACCGGGAACACCGACGAGGAGTACGTGACGATCAAGAACTACTCGTCGACCAAGACCGTGAACCTCAAGGGGTACTGGGTCGAGGACGCGGCCGGGAACCACTTCGAGTTCACCGCGAACCACTACCTCCAGCCCGGTGACTACGTGAAGCTGCGCGGCGGCCACGGCACCGACTCGGACGCGAAGAACGTCGTGTACCGCGACAACTGCAACTTCCTGTGGAACAACGACAAGGACACGATCTACCTGTTCAAGCCGGCCGGCAGCCGGGCCGACGTCCACTCCTACACCAAGAGCGGGTCCGACCCGGACGGCAACGGTTACATCAAGTTCCACAGCTGA
- a CDS encoding DUF1152 domain-containing protein, producing MFSLHEPALFTRLRDARRVLVAGAGGGFDVYAGLPLALALQAAGKEVHLANLSFADLYGLDLDAWLDQDVAAVRPDTAARGDYFPERTLARWLERRGLPATVYAFPLIGVAPLRAAYRTLLDHLGPVDAIVLVDGGTDILLRGDEHGLGTPEEDMASLAAVAGLDDVPERLVACLGFGVDAHHGVNHSLVLENLAALDREGGYLGAFSLPRESREGALYLDAVAHAQECTPDHPSIVNGSVAAAVRGDFGDVRFTERTRGSELFINPLMSLYFCVDAPALARRNLYLDRLEDTALMRQVHSVIAEFRDALPRQRPPRAYPH from the coding sequence ATGTTCTCCCTCCACGAGCCTGCCCTCTTCACCCGGCTGCGCGACGCGCGGCGGGTTCTCGTCGCGGGCGCGGGCGGCGGTTTCGACGTCTACGCCGGTCTGCCGCTGGCGCTCGCCCTCCAGGCCGCCGGGAAGGAGGTGCACCTGGCCAACCTGTCGTTCGCGGACCTCTACGGCCTGGACCTGGACGCGTGGCTCGACCAGGACGTCGCGGCCGTTCGCCCCGACACCGCCGCCCGCGGCGACTACTTCCCCGAGCGCACCCTCGCCCGCTGGCTGGAGCGGCGGGGCCTGCCCGCGACGGTGTACGCCTTCCCGCTCATCGGGGTGGCCCCGCTGCGGGCCGCCTATCGCACGCTCCTCGACCACCTGGGCCCGGTGGACGCGATCGTGCTGGTGGACGGCGGCACCGACATCCTGCTGCGCGGCGACGAGCACGGGCTCGGCACCCCGGAGGAGGACATGGCGAGCCTGGCGGCGGTGGCCGGACTGGACGACGTACCCGAACGACTGGTCGCCTGCCTGGGGTTCGGGGTGGACGCGCATCACGGCGTGAACCACTCCCTGGTCCTGGAGAACCTGGCCGCGCTGGACCGCGAGGGCGGTTACCTGGGCGCCTTCTCGCTGCCGCGCGAGAGCCGCGAGGGCGCCCTGTACCTGGACGCTGTGGCGCACGCCCAGGAGTGCACGCCGGACCATCCGAGCATCGTCAACGGCTCCGTCGCGGCGGCCGTGCGCGGCGACTTCGGAGATGTGCGCTTCACCGAACGCACCCGGGGCAGCGAGCTGTTCATCAACCCGCTGATGTCCCTGTACTTCTGCGTGGACGCGCCCGCCCTGGCCCGCCGCAACCTCTACCTCGACCGGCTGGAGGACACCGCGCTGATGCGCCAGGTCCACTCCGTCATCGCGGAGTTCCGCGACGCACTGCCCCGACAGCGGCCGCCGCGTGCCTACCCGCACTGA
- a CDS encoding GNAT family N-acetyltransferase yields MTSPAVIRRYRPGDRAALDDICIRTAHNGLDARPVYADPAILPAIFAQPYAELEPDLAFVLDDGRGQAVGYILGVADTPRFAAEFRTKWLPLVADRYPEGSAAPGTPDELMIRLLHDPERMIVPELAAYPAHLHIDLLPEWQGRGHGRELMRTLLTALRDRGIPAVHLVMATANVPARAFYDRLGFREIPVPDMESVACLGRTTGDLDQL; encoded by the coding sequence ATGACTTCGCCAGCAGTGATCCGCCGGTACCGCCCCGGCGACCGGGCCGCCCTCGACGACATCTGCATCCGCACCGCCCACAACGGCCTGGACGCCAGGCCGGTTTACGCCGACCCCGCCATCCTCCCGGCGATCTTCGCGCAGCCGTACGCCGAACTGGAGCCGGACCTCGCCTTCGTGCTCGACGACGGTCGGGGACAGGCCGTCGGCTACATCCTCGGCGTCGCCGACACCCCCCGCTTCGCCGCGGAGTTCCGCACCAAGTGGCTCCCGCTCGTCGCCGACCGGTACCCGGAGGGCAGCGCCGCCCCCGGCACCCCGGACGAGCTGATGATCCGGCTCCTGCACGACCCCGAGCGGATGATCGTCCCCGAACTCGCCGCATACCCGGCCCACTTGCACATCGACCTGCTCCCCGAGTGGCAGGGCCGCGGACACGGCAGGGAGCTGATGCGCACGCTCCTGACGGCCCTGCGGGACCGCGGGATTCCGGCGGTCCACCTGGTCATGGCGACGGCCAACGTCCCGGCCCGCGCCTTCTACGACCGGCTGGGCTTCCGGGAGATCCCGGTACCGGACATGGAGTCGGTCGCCTGCCTGGGGCGTACGACCGGGGATCTCGACCAGCTGTAG
- a CDS encoding zinc-dependent alcohol dehydrogenase family protein gives MVRTVRFHEVGGPEVLRLEEVPVGEPGPGELLIRVDAIGLNRAEVLFRGGHYIEPVKEFPARLGTEAAGVVEALGPGVTGFAAGQPVSVVPAFSMNEYGVYAERAIVPARAVLSRPEGLDAVAGAAVWMPYVTAYGALVEVGGMRAGDTVVLTAASSSVGLAAIQVARSVGAVPVATTRTRAKAAALRKAGAADVIVTEEEDVTERVLDRTAGRGAEFVFDAVAGPGVVGLARAVAPGGTLLLYGALSGQPTPYPGFDLGMPALNMRTYTLHETTRDPERLRRAEAFVASGLRTGVFAPVVDRTFALEDIAEAHRYMEAGSQIGKIVVTVDHR, from the coding sequence ATGGTCAGGACGGTGCGGTTCCACGAGGTCGGCGGGCCCGAGGTGCTCCGGCTCGAAGAGGTTCCGGTCGGCGAGCCCGGCCCGGGCGAACTGCTCATCCGGGTGGACGCGATCGGCCTCAACCGGGCCGAGGTGCTGTTCCGCGGCGGCCACTACATCGAGCCCGTCAAGGAGTTCCCCGCCCGCCTCGGCACCGAGGCCGCCGGCGTCGTCGAGGCCCTCGGCCCCGGCGTGACGGGCTTCGCGGCCGGGCAACCGGTCAGCGTGGTGCCCGCGTTCTCGATGAACGAGTACGGCGTCTACGCCGAGCGCGCGATCGTCCCCGCCCGGGCGGTCCTGAGCCGCCCCGAAGGGCTCGACGCGGTGGCGGGGGCCGCCGTGTGGATGCCGTACGTGACGGCGTACGGGGCACTGGTGGAGGTCGGCGGGATGCGGGCCGGGGACACGGTCGTCCTGACGGCCGCCTCCAGCAGCGTCGGCCTGGCCGCGATCCAGGTCGCCCGCAGCGTCGGCGCCGTCCCCGTCGCCACGACGCGCACCCGCGCCAAGGCGGCGGCGCTGCGGAAGGCGGGCGCGGCCGACGTGATCGTGACCGAGGAGGAGGACGTCACCGAACGCGTCCTCGACCGCACGGCCGGGCGTGGCGCCGAGTTCGTCTTCGACGCCGTGGCCGGCCCCGGGGTGGTCGGCCTGGCCCGGGCGGTCGCTCCTGGCGGCACGCTGCTGCTGTACGGGGCGCTCAGCGGGCAGCCGACCCCGTACCCGGGCTTCGACCTGGGCATGCCCGCCCTGAACATGCGGACGTACACCCTCCACGAGACGACCCGCGATCCCGAACGGCTGCGCCGCGCCGAGGCGTTCGTCGCGTCCGGGCTGCGCACGGGAGTCTTCGCGCCGGTCGTCGACCGGACCTTCGCCCTGGAGGACATCGCCGAGGCGCACCGCTACATGGAGGCGGGCTCACAGATCGGGAAGATCGTCGTCACCGTCGACCACCGCTGA
- a CDS encoding FAD-dependent oxidoreductase, whose protein sequence is MPRPLRVAIVGAGPAGIYAADALLKSDVAAEPGVSIDLFERMPAPFGLIRYGVAPDHPRIKGIVKALHQVLDKPQVRLFGNVDYGTDLHLDDLRAFYDAVIFSTGAMADRELKIPGVELDGSYGAADFASWYDGHPDVPRTWPLEAEKVAVLGVGNVALDISRILAKTADELLPTEIPPNVYEGLKANKAVEIHVFGRRGPAQAKFSPMELRELDHSPNIEVIVNPEDIDYDEGSIAERRGNKQVDMVAKTLENWAIRDVGDRPHKLFLHFFESPTEILGEDGKVVGLRTERTELDGTGNVKGTGQFTDWDVDAVYRAVGYLSDKLPKLPWDIDSGTVPDEGGRVLQENGEHFPSTYVTGWIRRGPVGLIGHTKGDANETVANLLDDFANERLQTPASPAPEAVEEFLAEREIRFTTWEGWYQLDAAEKALGEPQGRERVKIVEREDMLKASGA, encoded by the coding sequence ATGCCCCGCCCCCTGCGGGTAGCCATCGTCGGCGCCGGCCCGGCCGGCATCTACGCCGCCGACGCTCTGCTCAAGTCCGACGTGGCCGCCGAGCCCGGTGTGTCCATCGACCTCTTCGAGCGGATGCCCGCCCCGTTCGGGCTGATCCGGTACGGCGTCGCCCCCGACCACCCCCGCATCAAGGGCATCGTCAAGGCCCTCCACCAGGTCCTCGACAAGCCGCAGGTCCGCCTCTTCGGCAACGTGGACTACGGCACGGACCTCCACCTGGACGACCTGCGCGCCTTCTACGACGCGGTGATCTTCTCGACCGGCGCCATGGCGGACCGCGAGCTGAAGATCCCGGGTGTCGAGCTCGACGGCTCCTACGGCGCCGCCGACTTCGCCTCCTGGTACGACGGCCACCCGGACGTCCCGCGCACCTGGCCGCTGGAGGCGGAGAAGGTCGCCGTCCTGGGCGTGGGCAACGTGGCCCTCGACATCTCCCGCATCCTCGCGAAGACGGCGGACGAGCTGCTGCCGACGGAGATCCCGCCGAACGTCTACGAGGGCCTGAAGGCGAACAAGGCCGTCGAAATACACGTGTTCGGCCGCCGTGGCCCGGCGCAGGCGAAGTTCTCCCCGATGGAGCTGCGCGAGCTGGACCACTCGCCCAACATCGAGGTCATCGTCAACCCCGAGGACATCGACTACGACGAGGGCTCGATCGCCGAGCGCCGGGGCAACAAGCAGGTCGACATGGTCGCCAAGACCCTGGAGAACTGGGCGATCCGCGACGTCGGCGACCGCCCGCACAAGCTCTTCCTGCACTTCTTCGAGTCCCCGACCGAGATCCTCGGCGAGGACGGCAAGGTCGTCGGCCTGCGCACCGAGCGCACCGAGCTGGACGGCACCGGCAACGTCAAGGGCACCGGCCAGTTCACCGACTGGGACGTCGACGCGGTCTACCGCGCGGTCGGTTACCTCTCCGACAAGCTGCCCAAGCTGCCCTGGGACATCGACTCGGGCACCGTCCCGGACGAGGGCGGCCGGGTCCTCCAGGAGAACGGCGAGCACTTCCCGTCGACGTACGTGACCGGCTGGATCCGGCGTGGCCCGGTGGGTCTCATCGGCCACACCAAGGGCGACGCCAACGAGACGGTCGCCAACCTCCTGGACGACTTCGCCAACGAGCGTCTCCAGACGCCGGCTTCACCCGCCCCCGAGGCCGTGGAGGAGTTCCTCGCCGAGCGCGAGATCCGCTTCACCACCTGGGAGGGCTGGTACCAGCTGGACGCCGCCGAGAAGGCGCTGGGCGAGCCGCAGGGCCGCGAGCGCGTGAAGATCGTCGAGCGCGAGGACATGCTCAAGGCCAGCGGCGCCTGA
- a CDS encoding RNA polymerase sigma factor yields the protein MKPTGDAYVEECPAVASDDVLSDASVVERSWEEPDAFELLFHRYADDIHRYVSRRLGTETADDLMAETFVVAFQQRRRYDLTRPHARPWLYGIVTNLVGQHRRAEARRLRALARAAATGTADGDGGETLADRVTARVGAERTRAELAGALATLPARYRDVLLVIAWGDLDYAEAAEALGVPVGTVRSRLHRARAGLRAALGGSDPTAPHDDTEETDRG from the coding sequence ATGAAACCGACAGGCGATGCGTATGTCGAGGAGTGCCCTGCCGTCGCCTCCGACGACGTGCTCTCCGACGCCTCGGTCGTCGAACGGTCCTGGGAGGAACCCGACGCGTTCGAGCTCCTCTTCCACCGGTACGCCGACGACATCCACCGGTACGTGTCCCGGCGGCTCGGCACCGAGACCGCCGACGACCTCATGGCCGAGACCTTCGTCGTCGCGTTCCAGCAGCGCCGCCGCTACGACCTGACGCGACCGCACGCCCGCCCGTGGCTGTACGGGATCGTCACCAACCTCGTCGGCCAGCACCGGCGTGCCGAGGCGCGCCGGCTCAGGGCGCTCGCGCGTGCCGCCGCGACGGGGACCGCGGACGGCGACGGCGGCGAGACCCTGGCGGACCGCGTGACGGCCCGGGTGGGCGCCGAGCGCACCCGGGCCGAACTGGCGGGCGCCCTCGCCACGTTGCCCGCCCGCTACCGGGACGTACTGCTGGTGATCGCCTGGGGCGACCTCGACTACGCGGAGGCCGCGGAGGCGCTCGGCGTACCGGTGGGCACGGTGCGTTCACGACTGCACCGGGCGCGGGCCGGACTGCGTGCGGCGCTGGGCGGTTCCGATCCCACAGCCCCGCACGACGACACCGAGGAGACCGACCGTGGATGA
- a CDS encoding CU044_5270 family protein gives MDDLTAVRELAADVPPPTDEARSAARARLRRAVVQEGRPGALLSRRLMFRVAVAGTAAAAVAGGVVVATRSERDPDSPRMATLSAAEVLHRAADRSRADATGLPVPRGDQYFYTRTRTVRTYDKGGKVRTWTDESWTSVDGSRPSRRQEYGKVHIDPPLGEDEVRWPPTAYTALAKWPTDPAELLDRLRMGGAADEHAFMNAVQLFVVPRAMPPGLEAATFEAVARIPGIRIDRRVVDALGRRGVAVAHPKFDFAFVFEAQGYGFVGLSLKGSTGYLVDGRMKYRDPYDEERARQETGVVDRIGQRP, from the coding sequence GTGGATGACCTCACCGCCGTACGCGAACTGGCGGCCGACGTGCCACCGCCCACCGACGAGGCCCGCTCCGCCGCCCGGGCCCGCCTGCGTCGCGCCGTCGTCCAGGAGGGCCGCCCGGGCGCGCTGCTGTCGCGGCGTCTGATGTTCCGGGTCGCCGTCGCCGGGACGGCCGCTGCGGCCGTCGCGGGCGGGGTGGTCGTCGCCACCCGGAGCGAGCGGGACCCCGACAGTCCGCGGATGGCCACCCTCAGTGCGGCTGAAGTGCTGCACCGGGCCGCGGACCGGTCACGGGCCGACGCAACGGGCCTGCCGGTCCCGCGCGGCGACCAGTACTTCTACACCAGGACGCGCACCGTCCGGACCTACGACAAGGGCGGGAAGGTGCGCACCTGGACGGACGAGAGCTGGACCTCGGTGGACGGCTCCAGGCCCTCCAGGCGCCAGGAGTACGGCAAGGTCCACATCGACCCTCCGCTGGGCGAGGACGAGGTCAGGTGGCCGCCGACCGCGTACACCGCCCTGGCGAAGTGGCCGACGGACCCGGCTGAGCTCCTTGACCGGCTGCGGATGGGCGGGGCCGCGGACGAGCACGCGTTCATGAACGCCGTCCAGCTCTTCGTGGTACCCCGGGCCATGCCGCCCGGACTGGAGGCCGCCACCTTCGAGGCCGTGGCGCGGATTCCGGGCATCCGGATCGACCGGCGCGTCGTGGACGCACTGGGCCGCAGGGGTGTCGCCGTCGCCCACCCGAAGTTCGACTTCGCGTTCGTCTTCGAGGCCCAGGGCTACGGCTTCGTGGGGCTGAGTCTGAAGGGCAGCACCGGGTACCTGGTCGACGGCCGGATGAAGTATCGCGACCCGTACGACGAGGAGCGGGCCCGGCAGGAGACGGGCGTTGTCGACCGCATCGGACAACGCCCGTAG
- a CDS encoding chitosanase gives MKHPARTSRRTLLALIGASVASVPLLNSHGAAALSAAVGLDDPAKKEIAMKLVSSAENSSLDWKAQYKYIEDIGDGRGYTAGIIGFCSGTGDMLDLVELYTDRKPGNVLARYLPALRRVNGSDSHSGLDPNFPADWRRAAQDAEFRRAQDDERDRVYFNPAVRQGKTDGLRVLGQFAYYDAIVMHGDGDDPTSFRNIRARALNRARPPAQGGDEVTYLNAFLDARVWAMKQEEAHSDTSRVDTAQRVFLRKGNLDLNPPLDWKVYGDSYHIG, from the coding sequence GTGAAGCACCCCGCGCGCACCTCGCGCCGCACCCTCCTCGCCCTGATCGGCGCGTCCGTGGCGTCGGTCCCGCTCCTCAACTCCCACGGTGCCGCCGCCCTTTCCGCGGCGGTCGGTCTCGACGACCCGGCGAAGAAGGAGATCGCCATGAAACTCGTGTCGAGCGCGGAGAACTCCTCGCTCGACTGGAAGGCCCAGTACAAGTACATCGAGGACATCGGCGACGGCCGCGGCTACACCGCGGGCATCATCGGGTTCTGCTCGGGCACCGGCGACATGCTCGACCTCGTCGAGCTCTACACCGACCGCAAGCCCGGCAACGTCCTCGCCCGCTATCTGCCGGCGCTCCGCCGGGTCAACGGCAGCGACTCGCACTCCGGTCTGGACCCGAACTTCCCGGCGGACTGGCGCCGGGCCGCACAGGACGCGGAGTTCCGGCGGGCCCAGGACGACGAGCGCGACCGCGTGTACTTCAACCCCGCGGTCCGGCAGGGCAAGACCGACGGGCTGCGGGTGCTCGGCCAGTTCGCGTACTACGACGCCATCGTCATGCACGGCGACGGCGACGACCCGACCAGCTTCCGCAACATCCGGGCGCGGGCCCTCAACCGGGCCCGGCCCCCGGCCCAGGGCGGCGACGAGGTCACCTACCTCAACGCCTTCCTGGACGCCCGGGTGTGGGCCATGAAGCAGGAGGAGGCCCACAGCGACACCAGCCGCGTCGACACGGCCCAGCGGGTGTTCCTGCGCAAGGGCAACCTCGACCTGAACCCGCCGCTGGACTGGAAGGTGTACGGCGACAGTTACCACATCGGCTGA